In Glycine soja cultivar W05 chromosome 10, ASM419377v2, whole genome shotgun sequence, the genomic stretch CTATGCAAAGTTGGAAGAATTTCCCTCCATAATTCCGTGTTCCCTCATTCATCCAGTAACAAATTCATGCTTAGCTCATCAAGGAAATGCAACATCATTAACGTTTAAGAAAACATTCCCGCTTTACTTCTCTTTGACCTTTGTGCCTTTTGTTGTTCTGCACCTTCAGAAGGTATTCTCTTTCCAAATTATTTATGTTACTTGTATATCTGCaaatcaaacacttgcataaaTGATCAAGAAAATAGTGTTATGTAAAAAGAACATGTGCATAATTTGTAAGTGTTTGCGGCAAGTGTCATTTCTAAGTACTCTGGAAGATTAATACAGCTAAGTAAATTGCTTGTGGCTAGgttccattttttttgtgaaaatataaaaatttagatttaaCTTTTATGCACTGTCAGTGTAAAAGTTTTTACTTTTAACACtgtcaattaattagaaatcatgATAGGTATAACTTTCTAGGTAATTATTGTAAAACTGAACAAACTTACTATATATGATACTTTGTGATAGGATGACAATGTAAAATTACTTTACACTGTTTACTCTATGCCCATTACTTTGTTACTTCCattctagttttaatttaaagtaatactcataatagacattcatgtttgaaattgttatttttctttttcatgcaATTTAGTATATGAGAATAATTAAATGAAGAGCTTCTCAAAGTTCAATACTAATTCCTAGTTTCCTAATAATGATTTCTTTCACATAGGCTCCATATCTCCTTACTACTATAATGCACTTGTCCAGGTGCCTCAGTTCCCAAAGTATGAATTAGTTTATTCttgatctttttctttaatcaaCCCTTGTGATTTTTTTGGTATTTCAAATGTCATTGCATGGTTTTAACAATGAAATAAATATGCTGAAAACCTTGCAAACTTTGTGATTGAGTTGTTTTTGTACTTTGAATAAGATAATGAACTGATAACTAACTGTAAGTATATTGTCTTCTGGCTAGATCCACCATTGTCACAACTCCTGCTTTTATTGCTGACATTTCTGTAATTTTTGTCATTGCCtttgttattttgaaaatttcttttTGCTAATGAGAAAATTTATGTTCAGTTCACTGATGCTCCTTTCCGCACTTTCTGGCTTGCCATTAAAGGTGCTGTTCGCTCAACAACCTTTTTGTCTGCTTTTGTTGGAATCTTTCAGGTGTATTTTTGCTGTTGTTCTTCTTCTCATTGCTATTATTATAAATctgatttttttatagataaatgtaatattaatgTTCTTTGTGCCTTTCTGATTACACAGGGAGTCATATGTTCACATAGAAAAGTTTTTCCAAGAGATCACAAGCTTGTATATTGGATAGCAGGTGGAATAGCTGCCCTATCTGTGCTATTGGAAAAAAAAGCTAGGCGTGGTGAGCTAGCTTTATATGTTCTTCCCAGAGCAGTAGATTCATTATGGTATATCTTGGTGAACAGGCACCTCCTTCCAAATATCAGGAATGCTGAGGTATGCCCTCTAGTTACTTTGCACTGAATTAAAGGAAACCCTTTTCTGATCTGTTTTTCTAGCATCCTCCGAAAATAATTTTCTAGAACTCTAGTGCCAACCAtacttttttatgaaatgaaagTCAGTTTTTATGGTTGATACCTCTTTAGATGCTTCTTTAGTTCCAATATCTATCCGTGCAGTTAGAGAATGTGAGAGTTTTATTAAACGGGATAAGAACAATATCTCCCACCATGTCTCTAGTGGCAGTATGCTTGTCTTTGTAACTCATTTAttttgtccttttctttttcatacctAACCTTATCTGTGatacatgttttcatttttctgtaTGGTAGAGGAGATTGAGTAGTATGCATACCCTTGTATGACACATagaaattgtttcattttatgCTTTCAACTGGTACAGGTTTTCTTGTTTTCTCTTTGTATGGGAGGAATCATGTATTACTTGGAACATGAGCCAGAAACCATGGCTCCATTTCTTCGGGGTCTGATCCGTCGCTTCCTTGCCAGCAGAATCAGCAATCCAAGCCCACCTAGTCAGACTGCTTCCTACACATACCTGCAAGCTCTTGATGGCATAACAAAACCAGCATTACAGGAGAAGAGGGATACTGAATCTTCTTCCCAAAAGTACAACCTTGAATCTATTCCTGGGCTTTAACGTTGTTTTTTGGGTTGGGTTGGTTATAGGTTATCTTGTATCGGGAGCCAGATTCAATATTTGGTTccccatttttttattgattgctAATGAAGGTGCTCTCAATGTTTAAAGCTTTCTAATTATGTgcgaaaataaataagtaaaaagaaCATGATCTGATAATGCCTTCAAATTTGATTCAGTGCTTGATGGAACAATTGATTTACACGATCACATTCCGGCAAATAAGGTGACCATAAAAGACTACCCCACCATAACAAAAAGTTCAAATCGACAGTTACAGCTTTTATTCTTATGTGGATTATATTGGTTTGAAACttcaagataaatttattaaagtaaAAGGGGGCGAGCGGATTTAGAATTCTTAATCATTTATTTGAACctttttagtattataattaaattgttctcgataaatgatttttttattcaagttgaATTTGGCCAATTTGAGGTTCTAATAGTCATCCTTATTCTAACTACATATAATATAACGTACTATAAAATGGAGTTATATATTTGAGGAAGTGTGGGTGAATTGTGAGGTTAAATTAACTACGCTAAACCTAATTTATTTTAGGATCCATGATGCCTGCATTTATGATTTCTGAGCAccaattcttttcttttaacaaatgTGTTTTAGTTTATTGTGAAGTCTATCAATGAAATTAGGGATGGATTTAGAAAATTCCCTTagtgggagaaaaaaaataatttataatattttttttatagaaacaatattataaatttttacaaaatacataatattataaaaaaaattaaaaatacttaaatttgtacccattataattatcttttatatatttttatattttaaacatgtataattttttttattactattataaaaaattaagttaaagtggtaaaattagtaatattaatttatttcttataaccttttacattaattcatttaaaaagttATCTTATTggggtaatatttttttatggggacaaaaattaaaattattaaatatattgagtataaaaattcatttagTGGAACAATTACCCCCACAATCTTACAGGTGGATCCGTCCAGAATGAAATACTTATTCATTTGTCATACAAATAGATGCATCCATAAGTCTAGTAacattataaatcattttgCTTGGTGGAAAAAGTTAtctcaattttattaatattataaaacaacactctttatatcttttaaattaCGATTagtatcattaaaaataatcagCACTTAGATTATTcaattttatagatattttaatttttttaaaaattattactttatattaaaattaattaatttaaatattttttatttatttttgaaaaaatattatttttgtataaaaagacGGAATATAGTATGAGATTGAATTACATGCATTAATTATTCTCCTAGTTGACTCAATTGTCaattactttaattacaatattcTCCTAgttgcatcaatttttttttatcattcttaaagttattagaaataataaaattatgagagtgattcattaaataaaacataagacatacaaaaattattgtttttaataaattttaatttataaaaggtAATGTGTTCTAAAATGTGTTAGAAATAGGAATCACAACAGTGAAGCGGGAATATAGCAGCTCTAGCTATccattattttggaaaaaaaaaaatcgtttgGTACCTGTCCTATATTTGTGTAGGTATTTGTTAGGTGGATAATATGCAAATATTCCTTATCATATCTAGGGGTGGGTAAACGGGTCCAAGTCACGAACTGGCCCGCGGGGCTTGTGGTTCACGCGGGTTAcggatcaatttttttaaatgattcatGGTTATATCATATTTTTGGGTCCGTCCCGCTTAACCTGCAGATTATGCGGGTTTGACCCGTGGATCAATGAATTACTTGTGTAACCCTGACCCAATATAgtaggtttgattttctctttttttactttcaacttttcttttaaaataacacataaataaatatactagataagataaagatttaaagataaaaaataaaaagatttaaattaaaagatgataaagataaaaaagataagataagaaaaataaaagataacaaaaataaaagattaaaataaaaaagataagtgataaaatgccatcaattttcattttctatcttagggggtgtttggtttgcattttcatccTCTTGgatgtgtttggtttgcattttcattttctattttctcttaaaactgttttcatttttcaaaatattagaattctgaaaacatgtttggtttgacttcttgtgttctgttttcagaaaaataaaaacactgaaaatgtatgatatattgactttttgtctttttcatttatttatttttagaattgcttaaaattacattctttgTCATGACATTTTCATTTTACCCGAACTAAGGTTCCTATTTTCATCTAAAAACACTGGAAaaaaaatttttgttttcattttgtgaTTGTTTCccgttttcattttcactaaaaatgttttaaaaaattcaaccaaacacatttccaTCAACATTTTATAtgttcagtgaaaatgaaaatagagaaaacagtcaaaccaaacatccTTTACTAATCCTCTTGGGCCTAATGTGTTGGGCTGTGTCCCTATCATTtgccttcttctcttcttcttgttcttcctcCCTCCGCGCTGTAAAGAAGTGAAACGCCTGCGAAAAGgagccaaatcacgaatgtgagtccaaacttggagagatttcagaaaagaacaaatgagcatttgactcaggctcatttgaacataaagggcaaagggaacccttgttcaaaaaagcaactttgtcaagagtaagcagccgattccttttagcaagccacaaaatgaaagacatcttaggggggattgctgggtttcatataacagaacaccaactaacagtaggcttgacacctctaatgtattcatagactttgcCAACAAGGAATTGTTCATTGGTGCTCCAAGATTGAATCCTCTTAGACACTAAGTACTTCTGCGTATGCACCTATAAATCTTCTTGGGAAATCTATCATTTtagttttcagttttttttttcttgttgatgTTTTACAAAATAGAAGGATGGGTTGAGGCAATGGAGACAGGATACAAGGAGACTAATGAACAATTTCAAAGGATTAAAGACATGTTAACTGAGTTATTGAGAAATATTCAGTCAAGATAGGGTTGAGGCAATGGAGACGGGTACAAGGAGACTAATGAACAGTTTCGAAGGATTGAAGACATGTTAACTGAGTTATTGAGAAATATTCAGTCAAGATAGGATGGAGACAATTGCATTGAAATAGAGGGCGGGTATCCAAGGAGACAGTGAACTGAGCTGGGAAAGAGGAAGCAGAGAAGATGACCAATTTGGGAGTCCAACTATCTTACAAGTGTGggagtttaattttgttttgtgtggtgTAGATTTGATTGTACATTGAATATAAGAgagtaacaaaattttaaaattctgttataAGTGCCTAGCCTATGTGTGAAAGGTtgttgctctgttttgcttgtaTAAAAGGACATACATACATCTTAATAATATGTGTGTTTttcattctatcatttttctGTCTCTGGTGCTATTCCTAGTGTGTAGGTGTGCAATTTTTTGCTTGAAATAGTGAGTGATACACAAGTGAATGCGTGAGAGAGTGAATTGCATCTCTTGCAATTGAGCGAGAAATAGTGTGTTCCAACAACAAGCTCAATGCAAATGTTAACTTATATACTCTTCAAAGACTTTTTCTCCTAGGCAATGTGAgacttattcttttaaaatatcaatcttTTGAGATACTCGGGTTGTCACATCATAGATTACGATCCTATAGTGGATTAAAGAATTTTTCACACCTGTTGCAAGAGCTGCTGTATCACTTCTATCTACCAATGGTGCGGCATCTACAAAAAGAAAGTTTGGTTTCAGTATGCATTCATTATAACCAGGTAGATATTTTATAGACACAACATGGACTATGGAATCAAATACTACCCTCAGACTCAGTTTCCGTCGTTGGAACCTTCAAAATATCTATCACTTTTCGGTAGAGACCCTGGCAATGATTCTTATGTTATAAGAATTGTTTGAATTACtataaaaattgtttgaatTGTTTGCATATagcaacaaaaatatatttcagtTCATAGCACATATGCTTCAGAATGTGAACTAAAGTTAAAGTTGATCAAATTCCATAGTTAAGAAATCAGCGATTGGAGAGTTACAACCTCTTGAACCAACAGCGAACTTGAATGTTCATGAATTGCTTTACGCCTATACATAAGAGCAATGCTTGTTAAGGCAACCCCCACCCTAGGATGTTTAGAGTCTTCAACAAATGGACAGAGCCACAATACATTAGTCAATATGCCATCATCGAGCTCGGTGATAAATATTGTAAATTGAGTTTAGGTATAAGACAAAAAGAATAGACAAGTCACCTCCATAGGCTTCCTCTGCCCTACTTAATGCCTGTGTCAAATGGTGCTCTGTACTAAAGTAGCCACTGAAACAACAATAGTTATATTAGTGATATATATATCACTTAGGGCAACATATATGGACCCTACAATTAATTCGTCCACGCTCATGTTACCTGCTCCTAAGTATGGTCTGCCAGCATTTTTTACTTCAATAGCACCTTGTACGACATTTTGGTAAACCTCCTTTGCCATTGATAGTTCCCTATCTTATGTAGGAATTCCGCATATGATAGACCAGCAGTACCTACAAAACCAAACATCAATTCGGTGTCGAAGAATGCCAGCTCCAGTACCTCATGAAAGGAACATACCATCACAATACTTCTCACGGAGAGACTTGTCGAAGAAATCTTCAGCTGCACCAAGCACATAATTAGCACTCATCAAGTGTAACAGCAACAAATAGATAGACCTTAAGCACAACCTGAGTCAGCATTGCCATTGCCAATTAGCCCTTTTAGTGCTTTAGCACAAACAAATTGTGCCTCATAATCTATAAATCGTGACTCATATTCTAGTGGTTTTTCTTGATTCTCCACCGTCTTCATGCACTTATCAGCAACCGCTGCTGCCAAATCATCctacatgaaaaaaataacactGAAAAAACATGAACAGTGCTGCAAAAAGCAGCCAAACCAAGCATTTTACAATTGTTATGCAAATACCAACCTGCCTCATCAATAGATGAAGCCCAGCCTGAGTTTCAAGAGCAGCAACTACAACAAAAATCCAACATAGAACTAAAAATTGTtggcataataataataataataggagAGGTGTTAGCAACACATTACACACTctttattattggttaaaatttgttaaaaactacaaaatcataACTAAGATTCATTGAATAAAAAGAGAGATCTAcacaattttatgattttcaacAACTCTTAGTCGATAATAAAGAGTGtgttaaaaagaatataatacaGACATTTTCTCAGCTACTtgataataacaacaaaaataaaaaataacagcaGCAAGCAGCAACCAACAAAAggcaaacacacacacacacacacacacacacacacacatatatatatatatatatatatatatatatatatatatatatataatttatttaaaaaaaacttacctcTAACACCCAAGTAAGAATTTGTTAACTCTTGAACACCCTCTAGCTTCTCAATCGCTTCAGCGTACTCTCCTCCGAGAGAACAATCGTCCAATGAAATATATATCTCCAATGAGTTCAAACAATCgtccaaataaaaatatgagctccaacatgagaataaagacACACACCGATGAAGGTAAGCAAACAATCACAGAGAATATACCTTTCAAACAACAAAGTGGACATAGCAAGCGTGGCCATTTCCTTCGAATTCTCTCGCTTTGGCTCCTTGCCCTCAGTCAACTCATTGGTAATGCAAATCTTCAAAACAGACAAGCCCATCCTGTACGCCCCAACTAGAGAAACAGACAAAAAACCAAAAGGACATTAACTTTGACTGAAAAACACAAATGTGTCACCTAAAAACAAGGTTTCTGAAAAAAATAGCGAAAACGGGTGCCACACGTGAATGATCGGAACGATGAAGCGGGAATTGGAGAGAGTCTTGTGGGGAATAATGGGTTTGCAGTGAGGGCAGTGGAAGAAGAATgcgaatttatttataatttctcaaaattttaagattatCCATGAGTATTGCGGTATGATGTTTCCGTTACACAAAAGCGAATgcgaatttatttatttttttgcacaGTACTATTGAAGTGGATCGGTCCACAAATGTTAGTGTGGATTAACTCTCTCGTATGAAGCATCATTCGGAGAGGACTCTTGAGTTTTTCCAGTTAAATAACCCAATTTGACACGACCAGCAACAAACATCTCGACAACTTGGGACCAAAGGGGATAATTCGCACCATACAGAATAGCTGTAGGTTCTGGTGCAAAACTCAGGGTTTGAACGTTGGAAATAGGGGTTACTCATGGcagcaagaaaaataaattcccgctctgataccaactcAAACATGGTATAATGTTGGCTGTATCTTATTTACTGTGGTCAAAGACTATATAATTACAATACAGGatcaaaaacataaataaggAAAGGAAGAATAAATCGATGCACATATTCTGTTCCCATAATTACATTATATATTGCTACCaattaaaacataattacaGCCATGATTCACGccaacataaacaagtattaaaaaattcaaagaacGAAACAATTGGCAAactcaccattttttttttgtccaacaataatgaaaagaatgcaatatataagaaacaattGAGTTTGGTTTCAAGAAGAATGCAGCAGctgtgaattaattaattaacaaggcTGCAACGTCTCCTTATCTCACCATCGGAGCCCGTAAGCACTTCTATGGAACCCATTTGCACCATTGCCTTGGCAAACTTCTCAGCCCAACTAGCACCATTGTTGGCATTGCTTTGAACCATTTCCCTTGTGGTTTGACTGGTGTACAAAGTCTGATCTGATGTGAGGAGGCCACGGTGGTTGATCAATCCCTCATAGTATTTGTTGTCCAAACGAATGGGAGTGGAAGGATCAAGAGACACTGTTGAATCTGTGGTGGAAGGTGGTGCAGGACAATTGCTTTTCAACGTTTCAGCATATGAAGAGTCCATAGAGGGATCTTGTGTGACTGTGTCATTGAAAGAGTACAAGCGCTTGGAGAAGGCAGAACAATGCGAGACACCAATTGAATGCGCTCCTGAAAGTGTCACCATTTCATCTGCTGACAAGCCCTTTCGAGAAAAATTACTAACAAGTTCATGGGCACTGGAGGTTGGTGCAGGCAGATTCCGTGGCACTTCATCAGCAATGGAGATGCGTCCGTCTCTGCGTCCAGATGGTACGTCGTAGTTTATGCCACCAACTTTGAGAGCACTGTCTCGTGCTGCGAATGCCAAAATGTCTGCACACGATACCGTTTGAGGGCATGCAGCCTCTAATTGGGTCTTGGCCTCCTCAATCACCTCGAAGCCACGCAAGCTTGGGTTGTTGGCAAAATGGTCTCTCTCGGCTACTGGGTTACCTGGGGTAGATGCTAGTAACACGGAACCATCGCAACCCTGTATATACATAGCAGTTAAGAATAGAGACTTAATTTGCAATCTGAAATAGTAATAGAAATAATAGTTTTAACATGGTATATAGGAAGTGAACCTACCCTGACAAAGCAATCATGGAAATGCATTCTTATGAGACCCGCAGCTATGCCGGCGTTGTCTGAAATTGCTTTGTTTACTGTGCTTCTCACTATTTCCTCGGCAGATGGACACGTGGAGCTGTAGAAACCCACTTTCAGAGATGCTGAAGCCAATGATGAAACACTTAGAATCAGAACCAAACTTGAAACCATTTGAAGCATGCTAGTATTATCCATTGCTTGTTTTGGTAAATAATGGTAGTGGGAAGATCGGCACTCGTGCGTACAGTATAGATATGGTTGGAATTTGGAGGTTGTGTATAAATTAAGGACAAGACAAGGAAGAGAGTTGCTATATATGTAAGTGTAGTTGTATATATGTTGTTGAGTATGAAGGACGAGGTGGAGAGAGCCTGAGCTCAAGCGAATGTATTTATAGGATcgttttgaaagaggtgactaGTGATGAAGTTTTGGTTTgtcaaaaaattaactaaaacgtGTGTTTTgtcaatcaaattaaattaagataGCAAGTAGTTGAAGTTGTTTTGTCTGCTGTTGAACACTTCTCTGCAGGCTCAATTTTATATATGCCTTTATTTTAGACAAACATGTTATATTGACCACTAGCAAAATACTAAACTAAAGTGAGATGATAATACCAGCTTAACTGAGTCCTGCGGGAATTTTTCTTCCTTTCGGTGTCTGCATCTGTGTGACTGATGGGATTTAATTAGTACAATTTGAGCAAGTCTTCAAATTTATTCCAATTAATTAAGGTAGGGCTTGGTAATTAACCGCTAGCTAGCCACTGTATGTTGCATGAACAAGTCCAcaacattgttttctttttgaaacTCCAGCTTCCTTTTCCTGTAAAGTACAATTAAAAAATGGCCATCTAATATCCTTTCTACATTCTAGAGATACCAAAGaataaatatcaattttcatcattaaatttgTTGGGTATTAATAGTGaggtttttaaaagataaaaaattaaaattttgtgtttttaaatttgtaaaaaatataataaattagtcaCACTATTAGTTTTTCTATTTACTCAAATAATTTTACCTATATACACTTTGGATGATGATGTGACATTCACAtaacttattatcattttaacttTTGAATTTAATCACCTACTAACTTTTAAGTTCTTGAAagtacttttaatttttcaattaagtcTCATGTTGCATAAAATTATTagcataaatattattatatttttttcacttttattattttttcaattttattgtttaaattatactataaatatgaaactaatttatGAGTGGTTACATTGCAATAGTAAGTACTAAATTTATGACATTACTAATAAGATTTTATAAGATTTCAAAtcaagttattattttatatgttattaatatgcgtaaaatgttagattaattaattaattaatctattttatggaataatgttaatgatgaaaagacaattaaaaaaatttgacaatcagaaaggaacaaaaataaaaatgttagaaTCATTTTCTTGCATACACTTATGTCATCTATTGTTGGTGTTAcccttataatattatttgacaaaattttaacttaataaaatataataaataaattaatagtgatttcaaaatataaaatataatattttttatttctatatttgataattatttCATTCAATTTACATCACTGTAAATAATTGTTATCAATGTAAACAAATATCATTTATTATCATTATGCTAATAATCTATATGTAGtgttagatttaattaaaaattcaaaagtaattttaaggATCAAAGTGACAATACCTAAGTAAGTTCAGGAACTATTAAGTTTGGAGATCAAATcgaaaaattaactttttgacATATGACAATCACATGGAGACTATCATTTGTCAAGTCATCAAAAATATCATGTAGACATAACAGTTTGAGTTAACATAAAATACTGATAACATGACTAATTTGTTGTAGATTCAtggacaaaattttatttttttttcatctttcaagaacAACCTAACTATTAGcttgacaaaaataaatatttacccgatcctaaaatataattttgtcacgaagaaaaatttagataaattcaaaataaatattatataaataaaaatataaaacaaataaaattatttttgtattaaataaaataatgctgggtcttttttgtctttatcattaaaatgtagaaaaaaatagcaaaatatataattttttttatcaaatcttaataaaattatgcattttaaacatatttaatatttgagtCAATCAGATTTTATTGAAtgaattatcatatttttatttttttcaacataatttaaaattacatctataaaataatttttttataatgtataaaaatagtaatgcattgaatttttttaaaaatcaatcaaattaaataaaataaataagtaaaaatattaatgtctATACATAAAATATGCTATAATTCGTAACAAA encodes the following:
- the LOC114371791 gene encoding uncharacterized protein LOC114371791; the protein is MKTVENQEKPLEYESRFIDYEAQFVCAKALKGLIGNGNADSAEDFFDKSLREKYCDGTAGLSYAEFLHKIGNYQWQRSGYFSTEHHLTQALSRAEEAYGDSKHPRVGVALTSIALMYRRKAIHEHSSSLLVQEGLYRKVIDILKVPTTETESEDAAPLVDRSDTAALATGVSLLYSAEGGRTRRREEGK
- the LOC114370997 gene encoding peroxidase 5-like, whose amino-acid sequence is MDNTSMLQMVSSLVLILSVSSLASASLKVGFYSSTCPSAEEIVRSTVNKAISDNAGIAAGLIRMHFHDCFVRGCDGSVLLASTPGNPVAERDHFANNPSLRGFEVIEEAKTQLEAACPQTVSCADILAFAARDSALKVGGINYDVPSGRRDGRISIADEVPRNLPAPTSSAHELVSNFSRKGLSADEMVTLSGAHSIGVSHCSAFSKRLYSFNDTVTQDPSMDSSYAETLKSNCPAPPSTTDSTVSLDPSTPIRLDNKYYEGLINHRGLLTSDQTLYTSQTTREMVQSNANNGASWAEKFAKAMVQMGSIEVLTGSDGEIRRRCSLVN